GTCTGATGGAATTCCAACATACAACTTTGCAGTTGTGATTGACGATGCCCTGATGAAAATAACTCATGTTATGAGAGGAGAGGACCATCTTCATGGAAACACACCAAGGCAGGTTCTTCTCTATAAAGCTTTTGGTTTTCCTGTTCCTGAATTTATCCATCTCCCCATGATTCTTGGTGAAGATCACACAAAGCTCTCAAAGAGACACGGGAGCGTATCCTTAAGAGACTATAGATTGGATGGCTTTCTTCCAGAGGCTCTAATAAACTACATGGCGCTTCTTGGCTGGTCTCCAAAGTCAAAGGAAAAGGAGTTTTTTACAATGGAGGAACTTATTAAAGAGTTTGACATAGATAACCTTTCAAGGAGTAACGCAATATTTTCATTATCAAAATTAAAGTGGATGAATCACAAATATATGGAGACACTTCCATTGGAGGTTATTTTTGAGAGGGTAAAACCCTTTGTAAAAAAAGAGTTTCCCTTTCTATCCGATAATTGGATAAAGGAGGCAACAAGGCTTCTTAGAGAACACATGACACTTCTTAAGGATTTAAATCCCATAATCAAGGATATATTCTCCCCGCCACCTCTTTCAAGAGAGGATAAAGAATACTTAAAGGAATTTATTCCTTTACTTGAAGGGTTTATGAAGAACCTTTCATCACTTTCAGAGTGGAATGAAAATGAAATTCTATCCCTTATAAGAAAAACAGGAAAGGAACTTGGTTTTAAGGGAAAGAGACTCTACTTTCCATTGAGGGTGGCAATAACACATAAGAAGGAGGGACCAGAGATATACATCTACATATATCTTCTTGGAAAGGAAGAGAGCGTTAAAAGGCTCTCAGAGGCAATTTCAGAGGTGAAGGGAGTTTGAACCGGGAGGTAAATAATGATTAGAGTATACAACACACTGACGAGAAAAAAAGAGGAGCTTGTTCCAAGAGAGAAGGGAAAAATTTATATGTATGTTTGTGGTCTTACCCCTGATAACTACCCCCATCTTGGACACGCAAGGGCTTTCGTTGTATTTGACACCATAAAGAGATATTTAAAATTTAAAGGATTTGAAGTTAAGTATGTTCAAAACTACACAGATATAGACGATAAGATCATAAAAAGGGCGAATGAGTGGGGAATTTCACCAAAGGAGATTGCAGAGACATTTATCTCAATGTATGAAAAGTATCTTAATTTATTCAATGTTGATAGAGAGGGAAACATATATCCAAGGGTCACAGAAAACATAGACGATATTATAAAGATGATAAAGGAACTTGAGGATAAAGGTTTTGCCTATGAAACAGATACAGGAGTTTACTTTTCGGTAAAAAAGTTTCCTGAATACGGGAAGCTTTCAAGAAGAAAGATAGAGGATTTAATAAAGGGAGCAAGAATTCCTGTGGATGAAACAAAGAAAGA
The nucleotide sequence above comes from Caldisericia bacterium. Encoded proteins:
- a CDS encoding glutamate--tRNA ligase: MIRVRFPPSPTGYMHIGNVRTALFNYLFAKSRGGKLILRIEDTDKLRSKKEYEEDIVDGLKWLGIEWDEGPDIGGPYGPYRQSERLDIYKKYIDKLLKEDKAYYCFCTPEELQRDREEAIKRGEMPKYSRRCRNLTEEERRKKFEEGRIPVVRFKTPLSGEVKVYDRLRGELTFPMENLDDFVILRSDGIPTYNFAVVIDDALMKITHVMRGEDHLHGNTPRQVLLYKAFGFPVPEFIHLPMILGEDHTKLSKRHGSVSLRDYRLDGFLPEALINYMALLGWSPKSKEKEFFTMEELIKEFDIDNLSRSNAIFSLSKLKWMNHKYMETLPLEVIFERVKPFVKKEFPFLSDNWIKEATRLLREHMTLLKDLNPIIKDIFSPPPLSREDKEYLKEFIPLLEGFMKNLSSLSEWNENEILSLIRKTGKELGFKGKRLYFPLRVAITHKKEGPEIYIYIYLLGKEESVKRLSEAISEVKGV